One stretch of Gambusia affinis linkage group LG05, SWU_Gaff_1.0, whole genome shotgun sequence DNA includes these proteins:
- the dap3 gene encoding 28S ribosomal protein S29, mitochondrial yields the protein MSLHRLAFRLRPTVIQVRSLHSSGYVQQQEAVAVEPEPESVSVFRTHEKDPACHSDKHVGQFYTLSSAHVRPLFPDSFPWRYQQQMKTFNETCIMVRQPALEVISYLKKADYSQPALRYVFYGVKGTGKTMSLCHTVHFCYTQGWLVLHVPDAHLWVKNCKELLPSSYKSSRFDQPLEATTWLRNFKITNEHFLPRIKLKERYVWTKRESTEAGSSLGELVDQGISRVKSSSDVVGAVMKELRLQSGQPGSDFRLAVAVDGVNALWGRSTIKKEDKTTVDPEELTLVYNLRKLMKNDWSGGAIVTTLSQTGSLYCPKSAYLPQDLLGERGFDSMDPFIPVSVPNYSEKEFESCYLYYMDRNWLQHPQSRTEEGKKELIFLCNMNPSMFERLCGYL from the exons ATGTCCCTTCACAGACTGGCCTTCAGGCTGCGGCCAACG GTGATACAAGTCAGGAGTCTTCATAGCAGTGGATATgtccagcagcaggaagctgtgGCTGTGGAGCCAGAACCAGAGTCTGTATCAGTCTTCAGGACACATGAAAAAGACCCA GCTTGCCACTCAGACAAACATGTGGGACAGTTCTACACCCTGTCTTCTGCGCATGTCCGGCCTCTGTTTCCTGACAGCTTCCCTTGGCGTTATCAGCAACAG ATGAAGACGTTCAATGAGACCTGCATCATGGTGCGGCAGCCGGCCTTGGAGGTCATCTCTTACCTTAAAAAAGCCGACTACAGCCAGCCCGCCCTGAGATACGTATTCT ACGGGGTTAAGGGGACTGGGAAAACAATGTCTCTTTGTCACACGGTCCACTTCTGCTACACACAGGGATGGCTGGTGCTTCACGTCCCTGATG CCCACCTGTGGGTGAAGAACTGTAAGGAGCTGCTGCCATCGTCCTATAAGTCGTCTCGATTTGATCAACCGCTAGAAGCCACCACTTGGCTACGCAACTTCAAAATCACCAACGAACATTTTCTTCCAAGG aTAAAACTAAAGGAGCGGTATGTGTGGACGAAGAGGGAGTCCACCGAGGCGGGAAGTTCACTTGGAGAGCTGGTGGATCAG GGCATATCGCGAGTAAAGAGCAGCAGCGACGTGGTGGGAGCGGTGATGAAGGAGCTCAGGCTGCAAAGCGGCCAACCGGGATCGGACTTCCGCCTGGCCGTGGCTGTGGACGGCGTGAACGCCCTGTGGGGAAGATCCACCATCAAGAAAGAGGATAAGACCACT GTGGATCCAGAGGAGCTCACTTTGGTTTATAACCTGCGAAAGCTGATGAAGAACGACTGG AGCGGCGGCGCCATCGTTACCACTCTGTCTCAGACGGGCTCTCTCTACTGTCCAAAATCCGCCTATTTGCCTCAAGATCTTCTCGGAGAG AGAGGCTTTGACAGCATGGATCCATTCATCCCCGTATCGGTGCCCAACTACAGTGAGAAAGAGTTTGAGAGCTGTTACCTTTACTACATGGACCGGAACTGGCTGCAGCACCCACAGA GCCGAACAGAAGAAGGGAAGAAAGAACTCATCTTTTTGTGTAACATGAATCCATCCATGTTCGAAAGACTTTGTGGCTACTTGTGA
- the gba gene encoding lysosomal acid glucosylceramidase, which yields MVLLLPSALVVALVVSAADVTLCAGINRCVARNLGHDSVVCECNSTYCDGVGPVSLPPLGQYSTYLSSMAGSRMEPGLGQVQVNSTGAGLRLTIVPYQKYQRIKGFGGAMTDAAAINILSLSAGAQEQLLRQYFSKEGIGYSVVRVPMASCDFSTRLYTYADTPGDYDLKSFALAPEDVKMKIPLLQRAQALSSVPLSLLGSAWSAPAWMKTNGALIGKGSLKGQAGGKEHKTWAQYYIRFLEEYAKYNLTFWALTTGNEPSAGQITNYSFQALGFTPEEQRDWVAMDLGPALQSSAHPHTHILTLDDNRLLLPHWARVVLSDVHAARYIHGVAVHWYLDSFVPAEASLGATHQLYPEYYLFGTEACAGWRSADRGVKLGSWDRAEQYAHDILEDLNHYVVGWTDWNLALDQTGGPNWVKNFVDSPVIVDAKRDVFYKQPTFYSMAHFSAFLWEGSQRVGVSASGKTQLEFSAFVRADGSVVLIVLNRSSSAIQFEGWDPAVGYIPCTAPAHSLLTVAWNTH from the exons ATGGTGCTGCTGTTGCCATCAGCTCTTGTCGTAGCTCTTGTTGTCAGCGCAGCAGATGTGACTCTTTGCGCAG GAATCAACAGATGTGTTGCCAGAAACCTCGGCCATGACTCTGTGGTGTGTGAGTGTAATTCCACCTACTGTGACGGTGTTGGCCCGGTTAGCCTGCCACCTCTGGGTCAGTACTCCACCTACCTGAGCAGCATGGCAGGCAGCAGGATGGAGCCAGGTCTCGGTCAAGTCCAGGTCAACAGCACTGGAGCAG GTCTCCGGCTGACGATTGTTCCCTACCAGAAGTACCAGAGGATCAAGGGGTTCGGAGGAGCCATGACGGACGCAGCAGCTATTAACatactttctctctctgctggcGCACAGGAGCAGCTGCTGCGACAGTACTTCTCCAAAGAAG GTATTGGCTATAGTGTTGTGCGCGTCCCCATGGCCAGCTGTGACTTCTCCACTCGGCTGTACACCTACGCTGACACACCTGGAGACTACGACCTGAAAAGCTTCGCTTTGGCCCCTGAGGATGTGAAGATGAAG ATCCCTCTGCTGCAGCGTGCCCAGGCCTTGTCCTCTGTCCCACTTTCCCTGCTGGGCAGTGCCTGGAGCGCCCCCGCCTGGATGAAAACTAATGGTGCACTCATAGGAAAGGGCTCCCTGAAGGGCCAAGCGGGGGGCAAGGAGCATAAAACATGGGCTCAGTACTACATCAG GTTCCTTGAGGAATATGCTAAATATAACCTAACCTTCTGGGCGCTCACTACAGGAAATGAGCCCTCTGCAGGACAAATTACAAACTACAG TTTCCAGGCTCTGGGCTTCACTCCTGAGGAGCAGAGGGACTGGGTGGCTATGGACTTGGGCCCGGCACTGCAGTCCTcagcacacccacacacacacatcctcacACTGGATGACAACCGCCTGCTGCTGCCCCACTGGGCCCGAGTG GTTCTCAGTGATGTTCATGCAGCACGATACATTCACGGCGTGGCGGTGCACTGGTACCTGGACAGCTTCGTCCCTGCAGAGGCGAGCCTGGGAGCCACCCATCAGCTGTACCCAGAGTACTATCTGTTTGGCACGGAGGCCTGTGCGGGCTGGAGGTCGGCGGACCGCGGGGTGAAGCTGGGCAGCTGGGACCGGGCAGAGCAGTACGCACATGACATCCTAGAG gACTTAAATCACTACGTAGTGGGCTGGACTGACTGGAACCTGGCACTGGACCAGACTGGTGGGCCAAACTGGGTGAAGAACTTTGTGGACAGCCCCGTCATAGTGGATGCCAAGCGGGACGTCTTTTACAAACAGCCAACTTTCTACAGCATGGCCCATTTTAG TGCTTTCCTGTGGGAGGGGTCGCAGAGGGTGGGAGTGTCTGCTAGTGGAAAGACACAGCTTGAGTTCTCTGCCTTCGTCAGAGCAGACGGCTCTGTGGTTCTCATCGTTCTCAACAG gtCATCATCAGCCATTCAGTTTGAGGGGTGGGATCCGGCTGTGGGTTATATTCCCTGCACCGCGCCGGCCCATTCGCTGCTCACCGTGGCTTGGAATACACACTGA
- the rnf115a gene encoding E3 ubiquitin-protein ligase RNF115 has translation MAEAAAVPPHRFFCHCCKGEVNPKLPEYICPRCDSGFIEEVTEDSSLLEGGANGLDDTATQFAELWHLLLLERPFTTDRDSPDSEHRLPGGRLTGFGDLGGLGSGSIGGSVPTGLGGSMGGLLGSGDSWGQGRPPRLGSQRRYRSRGSSRPDRSPAVEGIVQQFLAGLFANSGVPGSPPLSWTGMLHSNPGDYAWGQGGLDAVITQLLGQLENTGPPPAEKEKISSLPTVSITEEQADCCMECPVCKEDFEVGEPVRQLPCNHFFHSDCIVPWLEMHDTCPVCRMSLNGEDSSSQPSESPSLSTDPRTHDRWSF, from the exons ATGGCGGAGGCTGCGGCTGTTCCCCCGCATCGGTTTTTCTGTCACTGTTGTAAGGGAGAGGTAAACCCCAAACTCCCG GAATACATCTGTCCAAGATGTGATTCAGGTTTCATAGAGGAAGTAACAGAGGACTCCAG TCTCCTAGAGGGCGGCGCTAATGGGCTAGATGACACAGCCACACAATTTGCAGAG CTATGGCACCTTTTGTTACTGGAGCGGCCATTTACAACAGACAGAGACAGTCCTGACTCCGAGCACCGGCTCCCAGGAGGACGCCTGACTGGCTTCGGTGATCTGGGAGGGCTGGGAAGCGGATCGATCGGGGGATCTGTCCCCACAGGTCTGGGAGGATCCATGGGGGGTCTGCTAGGATCCGGGGACTCCTGGGGGCAAGGGCGTCCGCCTCGTTTAGGCAGCCAGAGGAGATACAGGtccagaggcagcagcaggccAGATCGCTCACCAGCGGTTGAGGG gaTTGTACAGCAGTTTCTAGCTGGACTCTTTGCCAACTCTGGAGTTCCCGGCTCACCTCCTCTGTCATG GACAGGGATGCTGCACTCTAACCCAGGCGATTACGCATGGGGACAGGGAGGGTTAGACGCTGTCATAACGCAG tTACTAGGTCAACTGGAGAACACAGGCCCTCCTCCAGCGGAGAAAGAGAAGATTTCTTCCCTCCCGACTGTCAGTATAACTGAGGAACAAGCAG ACTGCTGTATGGAATGCCCAGTGTGCAAAGAGGACTTTGAAGTGGGAGAACCAGTCAGACAGCTACCCTGTAACCACTTCTTTCACTCAGACTGTATAGTACCATGGCTGGAAATG CACGACACGTGTCCAGTGTGTCGGATGAGCTTGAACGGAGAAGACAGCAGCAGCCAGCCCTCAGAGTCCCCCTCGCTCTCCACGGACCCCCGCACACATGATAGATGGTCTTTTTGA